One Dioscorea cayenensis subsp. rotundata cultivar TDr96_F1 chromosome 17, TDr96_F1_v2_PseudoChromosome.rev07_lg8_w22 25.fasta, whole genome shotgun sequence DNA window includes the following coding sequences:
- the LOC120280935 gene encoding protein NRT1/ PTR FAMILY 4.5-like, whose translation MDNFQVMEEKVDWKGRPTKKGVHGGIFPALFILVMFAFNSCAWVALAGNLVMYFTGVLHLDLASASNSVTNFMGTTYILAQIAAYLADAHVGRCKIVLISGFIEFLALLLLAVQAHIPSLKPQPCDIYDIKSQCEKIHGGNATFFYIALYSVAVGLAGAFAGVPSHGADQFDDKDPKELRHMSSFFNYLTASNAIGSILSLTLVVWIQTHVGWDWGFGTSAACVFVATLIFAVGVPKYRIHAIGGPNPIVQILQVLVAAVRNWRLPLPKDSAELYEIKNENGEEFLPHRDIFRFLDKAAIQRKKTNMNSETDKKSNDKWELCRVTQVENAKTIVGMLPIFICSIFMSTCLAQLQTFTIQQGFTMDNKLGKHIHIAPANLAIAPMIFMLVGIPIYDRLIVPLLRRITGHPKGISDLKRIGIGLLLSCVAMIVGAIVEIKRKHVAKSHGMIDANPLVNKLPISIFWLAIQHFTFGISDMFTYVGLMEFFYSEAPKPMKSIASSLLWCSLGLGYFLSSILVDIVNHATRNNTKSGGWLAGNNLNRNHVDLFFWTLAILTFINLLNYLYWANRYEYKSQPLHNASKVEVSQSQDCV comes from the exons ATG GATAATTTTCAAGTTATGGAAGAGAAGGTGGACTGGAAGGGAAGACCAACAAAGAAGGGAGTTCATGGTGGCATCTTCCCTGCTTTGTTCATCTTAG TTATGTTTGCATTCAATAGTTGTGCATGGGTAGCATTGGCCGGAAACTTGGTGATGTATTTCACCGGAGTGTTGCACTTGGACTTGGCTTCGGCGTCAAACAGTGTCACAAATTTTATGGGAACTACATATATTCTTGCTCAGATTGCTGCTTATTTGGCTGATGCTCATGTTGGCAGATGCAAGATTGTTCTTATTTCTGGGTTCATTGAGTTCTTG GCACTTCTATTACTAGCAGTGCAAGCTCACATACCTTCACTGAAACCACAACCTTGTGACATATACGATATAAAGTCGCAATGCGAGAAGATTCATGGAGGTAATGCAACATTTTTCTACATCGCTTTGTACTCGGTGGCGGTAGGATTGGCCGGGGCCTTTGCTGGGGTGCCATCGCACGGCGCCGATCAATTCGACGACAAAGACCCTAAAGAGTTGAGGCATATGTCCAGCTTCTTCAACTACCTGACTGCAAGCAATGCTATTGGGTCTATACTTAGCTTAACACTGGTTGTTTGGATTCAAACTCATGTTGGTTGGGACTGGGGATTTGGTACATCAgctgcatgtgtttttgtggcCACTCTTATCTTTGCTGTTGGTGTCCCAAAGTATAGGATTCATGCCATTGGCGGTCCTAATCCCATTGTTCAGATCCTCCAG GTTCTAGTGGCTGCTGTTAGAAATTGGAGACTACCATTACCAAAGGACTCTGCAGAGCTCTATgagataaaaaatgaaaatggagAAGAATTTCTACCTCACAGAGACATCTTTAG GTTCTTGGACAAAGCTGCaattcaaagaaagaaaacaaacatgaaTTCAGAAACAGATAAGAAGTCAAATGATAAATGGGAATTATGTAGGGTTACTCAAGTAGAGAATGCAAAGACAATTGTTGGAATGTTGCCAATATTTATATGTTCTATATTTATGAGTACTTGCTTAGCTCAGTTGCAGACCTTCACAATTCAACAAGGATTCACAATGGATAATAAGTTGGGTAAACACATTCACATTGCTCCGGCAAACTTGGCCATTGCTCCGATGATTTTCATGCTCGTCGGCATTCCGATTTACGACCGTCTTATCGTTCCGCTCCTTCGCCGAATCACTGGACATCCTAAAG GAATAAGTGATTTGAAAAGAATAGGAATTGGGTTACTCCTCTCATGTGTGGCAATGATAGTGGGAGCCATTGTAGAAATAAAACGCAAGCATGTTGCCAAAAGCCATGGAATGATTGATGCCAACCCACTAGTGAACAAGCTACCCATTAGCATCTTCTGGCTTGCTATCCAACACTTCACTTTTGGCATTTCAGATATGTTCACTTATGTTGGTTTAATGGAGTTCTTCTATTCAGAGGCACCAAAGCCAATGAAATCCATTGCCTCATCCTTGCTTTGGTGTTCACTAGGACTTGGCTATTTCTTGAGCTCCATTTTGGTTGATATTGTGAACCATGCCACAAGGAATAATACAAAGAGTGGAGGGTGGTTGGCAGGGAACAATCTCAATAGGAACCATGTGGACTTGTTCTTTTGGACACTAGCCATACTTACCTTCATTAACTTGTTGAATTACTTGTATTGGGCTAACCGGTATGAGTATAAGAGTCAGCCTCTTCATAATGCTTCTAAAGTTGAGGTTTCTCAATCTCAAGATTGTGTGTAA
- the LOC120281201 gene encoding secreted RxLR effector protein 161-like, whose protein sequence is MSVNQKLTKDEHGKDVDPSLYRSMIGSLLYLTASRPDISFSVGVCARYQATPKESHLTVVKRIIRYVHGTAEYGIWYSKDSNSHLAGYSDADWAGNIDDRKSTSGGCFYLGNNLVTWYSKKQSSISLSTAEAEYIAAENCTQLLWMKQMLEDYGLQQGLLTIFCDNKSAIDISKNPVQHSRTKHIDL, encoded by the coding sequence ATGAGTGTGAATCAGAAGTTGACAAAAGATGAGCATGGAAAAGACGTAGACCCAAGTCTCTATAGAAGCATGATTGGAAGCTTACTCTATCTCACAGCTAGCAGGCCGGACATATCTTTCAGTGTTGGAGTTTGTGCAAGATATCAAGCAACACCGAAGGAGTCTCATTTGACAGTTGTTAAACGTATCATCAGATATGTTCATGGTACTGCAGAATATGGAATTTGGTATTCAAAAGACTCCAACTCACATCTTGCAGGGTATAGTGATGCAGATTGGGCAGGAAacattgatgatagaaaaagcacTTCAGGAGGATGTTTCTATCTTGGTAACAACTTGGTTACATGGTATAGCAAGAAGCAAAGTTCCATTTCACTCTCCACTGCAGAAGCTGAATACATAGCAGCAGAAAATTGTACTcaattgttgtggatgaagcaAATGCTTGAAGACTATGGCTTACAACAAGGGTTATTGactatattttgtgacaacaaaagtgcaATTGATATATCCAAGAATCCAGTTCAACATTCCCgtaccaaacatattgatctttaa